A window from Citrus sinensis cultivar Valencia sweet orange chromosome 5, DVS_A1.0, whole genome shotgun sequence encodes these proteins:
- the LOC102614700 gene encoding uncharacterized protein LOC102614700: protein MRAPARKVSGLRQSLVFERERRATLAVKLGILVLDATAGKGKLRRRLEALLFVISKFNFSVSTQKYKAKGKKLVIYPKGNKSKNAKDHISLYLAVADTSSLTFGWEVNAVSRLFLLDQNQDSYSVAQDAVGKERRRFNGLKLEWGFDQFIPLEAFNDASNGYPVDDTCVFGAEVFVKERNIIEGECLSMAKITSGCKFVWMVENFSKLDERRQESQVFCAGEHKWKIVLYPMGNGCGDGDHLSLFLAFEDSTLEAIKVYARYTLRILDQVGAKHKSFQDSNWFLTPESSWGWPRFVSLSAQ from the exons ATGAGAGCGCCGGCGAGAAAGGTTAGCGGCTTGCGGCAAAGCTTGGTCTTTGAGCGAGAGAGGAGAGCGACGTTGGCGGTGAAGCTTGGTATCTTGGTGTTGGACGCGACGGCCGGGAAAGGGAAGCTCCGCCGGAGACTTGAG GCTCTCTTGTTCGTGATTTCGAAATTTAACTTCTCAGTTTCAACTCAGAAGTATAAGGCTAAGGGAAA GAAACTTGTTATATACCCAAAGGGAAACAAGAGCAAGAATGCGAAGGACCACATTTCACTCTATTTAGCAGTGGCAGACACAAGTTCACTTACCTTCGGTTGGGAAGTCAATGCAGTTTCTCGTCTGTTTTTACTTGATCAGAACCAAGACAGCTACTCGGTAGCTCAAG ATGCTGTGGGAAAGGAAAGACGACGGTTTAACGGATTGAAGCTGGAATGGGGTTTTGATCAGTTCATTCCTCTTGAAGCTTTCAACGACGCTTCGAATGGATACCCCGTCGACGACACATGTGTCTTTGGAGCTGAAGTCTTtgttaaagaaagaaacataatCGAAGGAGAGTGCCTATCCATGGCAAAAATTACATCTGGTTGTAAGTTTGTTTGGATGGTCGAAAACTTTTCAAAGTTGGACGAACGACGTCAGGAATCACAGGTCTTTTGCGCTGGAGAACACAAATG GAAGATAGTGCTCTATCCCATGGGAAATGGCTGTGGTGATGGCGATCATCTTTCTCTGTTCTTGGCTTTTGAAGATTCCACGCTTGAGGCTATTAAAGTATATGCAAGGTATACGTTGCGAATCTTGGATCAAGTGGGGGCAAAACATAAATCTTTTCAAG ATAGCAACTGGTTCCTGACACCAGAATCTAGCTGGGGCTGGCCAAGATTCGTTTCATTGAGCGCTCAATGA